The Musa acuminata AAA Group cultivar baxijiao chromosome BXJ2-2, Cavendish_Baxijiao_AAA, whole genome shotgun sequence genome has a segment encoding these proteins:
- the LOC135604841 gene encoding protein S40-5-like: protein MWRYLTVRRACLRSPRALRRGGWTGEAVMTKERRHGAERLFAAPAHFCGGGGSGHPGGGASDLPDIAEDDVWPAFHAAADEDERDPGRRRGRSRRLDDRQVSGLSLALEDACWGPAASQLVSRGRHRVSSLSSAPVDVPAWSRSLRSDWEGPLPDREEAEEADGEWLPPHEYLARAQGKSMATSVLEGVGRTLKGRDMSRVRDTVWSQTGFFG, encoded by the coding sequence ATGTGGCGGTACCTCACCGTCCGTCGGGCCTGTCTGCGCTCGCCACGTGCGCTTCGTCGAGGCGGGTGGACGGGCGAGGCCGTTATGACCAAGGAGAGGAGGCATGGGGCGGAGCGGCTCTTTGCGGCGCCTGCCCATTTCTGCGGCGGAGGCGGGAGCGGCCACCCGGGTGGCGGCGCCTCCGACCTCCCCGACATCGCGGAGGATGATGTTTGGCCCGCCTTCCACGCCGCCGCCGACGAAGACGAGCGTGATCCTGGCCGGCGGAGGGGCCGATCCCGTCGATTGGACGACCGGCAAGTCAGCGGCCTCTCGCTCGCCTTGGAGGACGCATGCTGGGGGCCGGCGGCTTCCCAGCTGGTGTCGCGGGGGCGGCACCGGGTGTCGTCGTTGTCGTCGGCGCCCGTGGATGTGCCGGCCTGGTCGCGGTCGCTCCGGTCCGATTGGGAAGGGCCTTTGCCGGATCGGGAGGAGGCAGAGGAAGCGGACGGGGAGTGGCTTCCGCCGCATGAGTACCTAGCGCGGGCGCAGGGGAAGAGCATGGCCACTTCGGTGTTGGAGGGTGTGGGGAGGACACTGAAAGGCCGGGACATGAGCCGGGTCCGCGACACAGTCTGGAGCCAGACCGGCTTCTTCGGTTGA